A window of Dehalococcoidia bacterium contains these coding sequences:
- a CDS encoding NIPSNAP family protein, producing MIYLWETFNVEPASPEGLDKFVTLAGETLLPAYERLRARLAAAWYSDIEWFCQVTQVLEFDDFAALGEFRERARQDEGWAECEKRLEEAAPERSRRLFEPFAVPPETLKEASAQSRETPLKVYTVAAMDVAPGKMAQLKQGMEAAAKALPLVANWRAITGKQNEVIDLWKGPMRQSGYEPSNEGTNQFFRGVRTLAPRERLYPVFALPYSPLR from the coding sequence ATGATCTACTTGTGGGAAACCTTCAACGTGGAGCCGGCGAGCCCCGAGGGGCTGGACAAGTTCGTCACGCTGGCCGGGGAGACGCTGCTACCGGCGTACGAGCGCCTGAGGGCGCGGCTGGCGGCGGCCTGGTACAGCGACATCGAGTGGTTTTGTCAGGTGACGCAGGTGCTGGAGTTCGATGACTTCGCGGCGCTCGGGGAATTTCGCGAGAGAGCGCGGCAGGACGAAGGCTGGGCGGAGTGCGAAAAGCGGCTGGAAGAGGCCGCGCCCGAGCGATCGCGGCGCCTGTTCGAGCCGTTTGCCGTGCCGCCGGAGACGCTGAAGGAGGCATCGGCGCAGAGCCGCGAGACGCCCCTCAAGGTGTACACGGTGGCCGCGATGGATGTTGCCCCGGGAAAGATGGCGCAGCTAAAGCAGGGGATGGAGGCGGCGGCGAAGGCGCTGCCGCTTGTCGCGAACTGGCGCGCAATCACGGGAAAGCAGAACGAGGTGATCGACCTCTGGAAGGGGCCGATGCGGCAGTCGGGGTACGAACCGTCGAACGAGGGAACGAACCAGTTCTTCCGCGGCGTGCGCACGCTGGCGCCGCGGGAACGGCTGTACCCGGTGTTTGCGCTGCCCTACTCGCCGCTCCGCTAG
- a CDS encoding secondary thiamine-phosphate synthase enzyme YjbQ: MKTHTHYLWFNTKSPRELVNVTDDVQAAVRESGVREGLCLVSAMHITSAIWVNDNEPGLWQDLWEWLEQLAPFRPDYRHHRTGETNADAHLKRSLLHHQVVLPVTDGRLDLGPWEQVFYAEFDGQRRKRVVVKVIGE, encoded by the coding sequence ATGAAGACGCACACCCACTACCTCTGGTTCAATACGAAGTCGCCTCGAGAGCTCGTAAACGTGACGGACGACGTGCAGGCGGCGGTCAGGGAATCGGGTGTGCGCGAGGGCCTGTGCCTCGTTAGCGCCATGCACATCACGTCGGCGATCTGGGTGAACGATAACGAACCGGGGTTGTGGCAGGACCTCTGGGAGTGGCTGGAGCAGCTCGCGCCGTTCCGGCCTGACTACCGGCACCACCGCACCGGCGAGACCAACGCCGACGCCCACCTGAAGCGCTCGCTCCTGCATCACCAGGTGGTGCTGCCGGTGACCGACGGCCGGCTCGACCTCGGGCCGTGGGAGCAGGTGTTCTACGCCGAATTCGACGGGCAGCGCCGCAAGCGGGTGGTCGTCAAGGTCATCGGCGAGTAA
- a CDS encoding sulfite exporter TauE/SafE family protein has protein sequence MITFSEVPGLEASPVVLLFLGFALGVLAGFVGVGGGFIVTPALIVMGFPAPIAVGTGLAHISGNAVVATMRHRQLGNVDLRLGALTVIGTLAGVEGGVALVNWLKDRGVADEGVLSASLALMAFISVFTVWETRRSQQLMAMPGLAGDISPRELVSSGLWRRLHALRLWPMVDLPRSRVRISFWVLIVIGFFTGVLAGLIGVGGGFVLNPALIYLVGVPSHLAVGTGLLQMIFTASYGTLRHTMSANVLIFASLLLLIGASLGTQVGAVATAYVTGPTVRLVLALAVGLAAAGTAFELADVLTDETIGALDAAATITLFGGIAFLTVSIAALLVLGVLYRRGRSIPRWVEPLCCKR, from the coding sequence GTGATCACCTTCTCCGAGGTGCCCGGCCTCGAGGCAAGCCCCGTCGTTCTCCTGTTCCTCGGGTTCGCGCTGGGGGTGCTCGCGGGATTCGTGGGCGTCGGCGGAGGGTTCATCGTCACGCCGGCGCTGATCGTCATGGGGTTCCCGGCGCCGATTGCCGTCGGCACCGGGCTCGCCCACATCTCCGGCAACGCCGTGGTGGCGACGATGCGACACCGTCAGTTGGGCAACGTCGACCTGAGGCTGGGGGCGCTGACGGTGATCGGCACGCTGGCGGGCGTCGAGGGGGGCGTCGCGCTGGTGAACTGGCTGAAGGACAGAGGCGTGGCCGACGAAGGCGTCCTCTCGGCGTCGCTGGCGCTGATGGCGTTCATCAGCGTGTTTACGGTCTGGGAGACGCGACGTTCGCAGCAACTTATGGCGATGCCGGGGCTCGCCGGCGACATTTCACCGAGGGAGCTGGTGTCGTCGGGGCTGTGGCGCCGCCTGCACGCGCTGCGTCTGTGGCCGATGGTCGACTTGCCGCGTTCGCGGGTGCGCATCTCGTTCTGGGTGCTGATAGTGATAGGGTTCTTTACGGGCGTCCTCGCCGGCCTTATCGGCGTAGGCGGCGGCTTCGTGCTGAACCCGGCGCTGATTTACCTGGTCGGCGTGCCCTCGCACCTGGCGGTGGGCACCGGCCTGCTCCAGATGATCTTCACCGCAAGCTACGGCACGCTGAGACACACCATGAGCGCGAACGTCCTGATATTCGCCTCGCTCCTTCTCCTGATCGGCGCCTCGCTGGGCACGCAGGTGGGCGCGGTGGCGACGGCCTACGTTACCGGGCCCACCGTGCGCCTCGTTCTGGCGTTGGCGGTCGGCCTGGCGGCGGCGGGTACCGCCTTCGAGCTGGCGGACGTTCTGACGGACGAAACCATCGGGGCGCTGGACGCAGCCGCGACAATCACTCTTTTCGGCGGGATCGCCTTTCTCACGGTATCGATAGCGGCGCTGCTCGTCCTCGGGGTGCTGTACCGGCGCGGACGCAGCATTCCCCGCTGGGTGGAGCCTTTGTGCTGCAAGCGCTAG